From the genome of Geobacter sp. SVR, one region includes:
- a CDS encoding response regulator, whose translation MAQSKRILLVEDNPHDAELAMEALARHGLANTVDHVKSGEDALDYLYRRGSYAGGDIRNLAVVMLDLNLPRMGGLEVLRTIKSDQHLKGIPVVVLTSSREERDMVESYRLGVNSYVVKPASFQDFANAVKELGIFWAVTNEPPPVHRKDRP comes from the coding sequence ATGGCTCAATCGAAACGTATCCTGCTGGTGGAAGACAATCCCCATGATGCCGAACTGGCCATGGAGGCACTCGCCAGGCATGGCCTGGCAAATACCGTCGATCACGTGAAAAGCGGTGAAGATGCCCTGGATTATCTCTACCGGCGCGGCAGCTACGCTGGCGGCGACATCAGGAACCTGGCGGTGGTCATGCTCGATCTCAACCTGCCCCGGATGGGGGGCCTGGAAGTGCTGCGCACCATCAAGTCCGACCAGCACCTGAAGGGTATTCCAGTGGTGGTGCTGACCTCCTCGCGGGAAGAACGGGATATGGTTGAAAGCTACCGGCTGGGGGTCAACAGCTACGTGGTGAAGCCGGCATCTTTCCAGGATTTCGCCAACGCCGTCAAGGAACTGGGGATATTCTGGGCCGTTACCAACGAACCGCCTCCGGTGCACAGGAAAGACCGGCCATAA
- a CDS encoding SpoIIE family protein phosphatase: MKQPLRILHLEDNPVDAELVQVTLTREGIACEMLVVETRADFLAALGRAEIDLILADLTLPSFDGMSALAIVRQHYPELPFVFVSGSLGEEAAIETLKSGARDYVLKSRLARLAPAVRRALSEAEERTERRRTQEKLAQAYAEIHQRAESYQSLFNSIRDVIVVTDNQRRIVQVNQPALREVFGYESDEVVGRGTELLYADPQEYQLTGQEVFDLHNPARGRIMELRFRRRNGETFIGEMYALKRLDSSGAATGNIGMIRDINERRKAEEALRESEMRRYQLQVELHYAAEIQAKLLPRNGPDIPGFDVAARCLPAKQVGGDFFDWQEVCEGVWALTLGDVMGKGMAAAMLMATVRAAVRSVSHNHPSRALQLAEAALQHDLDNSESFVTLFMGQLHAARRRLLYVDCGHGFAFVRRRDGTVRRLLPRGLPLGVPGSKAYREGSVTLEKGDTLVLYSDGLIDARPELKLDSHLLARQLEGAASAAEMLERLIGLTEQQGPQPDDVTVLVAHCTAEQSPVPECMASGSCGSHNEPMPGTGNE; the protein is encoded by the coding sequence ATGAAACAGCCTCTACGGATTCTCCACCTGGAAGACAACCCGGTCGATGCAGAACTGGTGCAGGTCACACTGACCCGGGAAGGGATTGCCTGCGAAATGCTGGTGGTGGAGACCCGTGCCGATTTCCTGGCCGCCCTGGGACGGGCGGAAATCGATCTGATCCTGGCCGACTTGACCCTGCCCTCCTTTGACGGCATGAGCGCTCTGGCCATTGTCAGGCAACACTATCCAGAACTGCCGTTCGTATTCGTCTCCGGCAGCCTAGGGGAAGAGGCTGCCATAGAAACGCTCAAAAGCGGCGCCCGGGATTATGTCCTCAAAAGCCGGCTCGCCCGGCTTGCTCCCGCGGTACGCCGCGCCCTGAGCGAGGCCGAGGAGCGTACCGAACGCAGGAGGACCCAGGAAAAACTGGCGCAGGCTTATGCCGAAATCCATCAGCGTGCCGAAAGCTACCAGAGCCTGTTCAACAGCATCCGCGACGTGATCGTGGTGACCGACAACCAGCGCAGGATCGTTCAGGTCAACCAGCCGGCACTGCGGGAGGTTTTCGGCTACGAGTCCGACGAGGTGGTAGGCCGGGGCACGGAGTTGCTCTACGCCGACCCGCAGGAATACCAGCTGACCGGTCAGGAGGTATTCGACCTGCACAATCCTGCCAGGGGCAGGATCATGGAGCTCCGCTTCAGACGCAGGAACGGTGAGACCTTCATTGGCGAGATGTATGCGCTGAAACGCCTGGACAGCTCTGGCGCCGCGACCGGCAACATCGGCATGATCAGGGATATCAATGAACGCAGGAAGGCAGAAGAGGCGTTGCGCGAAAGCGAGATGCGACGCTATCAGCTCCAGGTGGAGCTGCACTATGCGGCTGAGATCCAGGCCAAACTTCTGCCGCGCAACGGCCCCGACATCCCCGGTTTCGATGTGGCAGCGCGTTGCCTGCCGGCCAAGCAGGTGGGGGGCGATTTTTTCGACTGGCAGGAGGTATGCGAGGGGGTCTGGGCCCTGACCCTGGGGGACGTGATGGGCAAGGGCATGGCGGCGGCCATGCTGATGGCGACAGTCAGGGCAGCGGTCCGCTCGGTCAGCCACAACCATCCTTCCCGAGCCCTGCAGCTGGCCGAAGCTGCTCTCCAGCACGATCTGGACAATTCCGAGAGCTTCGTGACGCTCTTCATGGGACAGCTCCACGCGGCCAGGCGCCGGCTGCTCTACGTGGACTGCGGCCACGGCTTCGCCTTTGTGCGGCGCCGGGACGGAACGGTCAGACGTCTGTTGCCGCGCGGCCTGCCATTGGGGGTGCCGGGAAGCAAAGCCTATCGCGAAGGCAGCGTGACCCTGGAAAAGGGGGATACCCTGGTGCTTTACAGCGATGGCCTGATCGATGCCCGCCCGGAACTGAAGCTGGACAGCCACCTGCTGGCGCGGCAACTGGAGGGAGCCGCCAGTGCCGCCGAGATGCTGGAGCGGCTGATCGGACTGACCGAACAACAGGGGCCCCAACCGGATGATGTCACCGTACTGGTGGCCCATTGTACTGCTGAACAGAGCCCGGTCCCTGAATGCATGGCTTCCGGTTCCTGCGGCAGCCACAACGAACCCATGCCGGGAACCGGAAACGAATAA
- a CDS encoding MFS transporter: protein MKPVPCKGRIHYGWIIAATGTLVLFSCLGLARYAYTMLLPGMQAGLGLAYRQMGFIGTANFTGYLLAVLLAPPLIHRFRPRVMISAGLLLIAVCMLVISRSHGFRAIAFLYMLVGFGGGFANIPMMALVTYWFHSEQRGKAAGLVIGGNGAAIVCAGYLIPLLNRSQGVEGWRSGWLLLGLITMAAAVCAGLTLRNHPSEMGLEPVGRQPPHEPTVPCGEGNTRGILPRLGLLYLAFGATFMVYGTFIVATMVKEYGFSEARAGLYWSWVGVFSVFSGVGFGSLSDRIGRKRGLALVFAVQTAAYLLAGLRLGGAGLAVSISLYGLAVFAIPAIMAAAVGDYLGPSRAAAAFATVTVFFALGQTIGPAGAGLMAGTAGSFSGAYLLSALVTACAGLYAGTLPRPVTTGE from the coding sequence ATGAAACCCGTTCCCTGCAAGGGGCGCATCCATTACGGCTGGATCATCGCAGCCACCGGCACGCTGGTGCTTTTTTCCTGTCTCGGGCTGGCCCGTTACGCCTACACCATGCTGCTGCCCGGCATGCAGGCGGGGCTGGGTCTGGCCTACAGGCAGATGGGCTTCATCGGAACCGCCAACTTCACCGGTTATCTATTGGCGGTTCTGCTGGCCCCACCCCTGATCCACCGTTTCCGCCCCCGTGTCATGATCTCAGCGGGACTGCTCCTGATTGCGGTCTGCATGCTGGTCATCAGCCGCAGCCATGGTTTCCGTGCCATTGCTTTCCTCTACATGCTGGTCGGCTTTGGGGGAGGATTCGCCAATATCCCGATGATGGCACTGGTGACCTATTGGTTCCACAGTGAACAGCGCGGCAAGGCAGCCGGGCTGGTGATCGGCGGAAACGGCGCTGCCATCGTCTGTGCCGGATATCTGATCCCGCTGCTCAACCGCAGCCAGGGTGTCGAGGGCTGGCGCAGCGGCTGGCTGCTGCTGGGGCTGATTACGATGGCAGCGGCTGTGTGCGCCGGTTTGACTCTGCGTAATCACCCTTCCGAAATGGGACTGGAGCCGGTCGGCCGTCAGCCACCCCATGAACCGACCGTACCGTGCGGGGAGGGCAACACCCGCGGCATTCTGCCGCGTCTGGGGCTGCTATACCTGGCATTCGGTGCCACCTTCATGGTGTACGGCACCTTTATCGTCGCCACCATGGTGAAGGAGTACGGTTTCAGCGAGGCGCGCGCCGGTCTGTACTGGTCGTGGGTGGGGGTGTTCAGCGTATTTTCCGGGGTGGGGTTCGGGTCCCTCTCGGACAGGATCGGGCGTAAACGGGGTCTGGCATTGGTGTTTGCGGTACAGACCGCCGCCTACCTCCTGGCCGGACTCAGGCTCGGCGGAGCCGGACTGGCTGTTTCGATCTCCCTGTACGGTCTGGCGGTGTTCGCGATACCGGCCATCATGGCGGCTGCCGTGGGGGATTATCTCGGTCCGTCCCGGGCTGCCGCCGCCTTTGCCACGGTGACGGTCTTCTTTGCCCTGGGCCAGACCATCGGCCCGGCCGGCGCCGGCCTGATGGCGGGCACAGCCGGCAGCTTCTCCGGCGCCTATCTGCTGTCAGCTCTGGTGACCGCCTGTGCGGGGTTGTATGCCGGCACCCTGCCGCGACCGGTAACGACAGGGGAATGA
- a CDS encoding DUF4382 domain-containing protein, giving the protein MSRHASTGIGIFERVSHWSAAVAVTVALFLLPGCDGGGSGVPATTGSLQVGLTDKQSSQFQQVVVSIREVRLVPAGAEDAADNDPRLQVLVSYGAPHAVDLVALHLQQEILNSVILPAGTYSQIRLILEPNPSGQTLPLQNFAVAKASPTVRIPLNLPGGQQAGLRVAGEFRVQAGLGNSILIDFDPTTAIVPHSNGALSLDPAGIRIVQTAVPLTSFGSLSGRVVASFRDWSSAIVSVVPQDSASASATGAIFSNLSGNRWVGPFSMFASSGIYRVHVRASRFAPYSTPPLTVVSGVETPVGDLLLIPSH; this is encoded by the coding sequence ATGTCAAGGCATGCGTCAACCGGAATCGGGATCTTCGAACGGGTAAGCCACTGGTCAGCGGCGGTCGCAGTGACTGTGGCGCTGTTCCTGTTGCCGGGCTGCGACGGCGGCGGCAGCGGAGTTCCGGCCACCACCGGATCGCTGCAGGTCGGCCTGACCGACAAGCAGAGCAGCCAATTTCAGCAGGTGGTGGTGTCGATCAGGGAGGTGCGCCTGGTTCCGGCCGGAGCCGAGGACGCCGCGGACAACGACCCCCGCCTTCAGGTGCTCGTCAGCTACGGAGCGCCCCACGCGGTCGATCTGGTTGCCCTGCATCTGCAGCAGGAAATACTCAATTCCGTTATCCTCCCGGCCGGAACCTACAGCCAGATCCGCCTGATCCTGGAGCCGAACCCCAGCGGGCAGACGCTGCCCCTGCAAAATTTTGCCGTTGCGAAAGCGTCGCCCACAGTAAGGATCCCGCTCAATCTCCCGGGCGGGCAGCAGGCAGGGCTCAGGGTAGCGGGGGAGTTTCGCGTGCAGGCAGGACTCGGAAATTCCATTCTGATCGATTTCGATCCAACCACGGCCATTGTGCCCCACAGCAACGGCGCTCTCAGTCTCGATCCCGCCGGTATCCGCATTGTCCAGACCGCGGTCCCTCTCACCTCGTTCGGGTCTCTGTCGGGGCGGGTGGTGGCCAGCTTCCGCGACTGGTCCAGCGCAATCGTATCGGTGGTTCCGCAGGACAGCGCCAGTGCCTCGGCCACCGGCGCGATTTTCAGCAACCTCTCCGGCAACCGCTGGGTCGGCCCCTTCAGCATGTTCGCCTCCAGCGGCATCTATCGGGTCCATGTACGGGCCAGCCGCTTCGCCCCCTATTCGACGCCGCCCCTCACGGTGGTGTCGGGTGTGGAAACGCCCGTGGGGGACCTGCTGCTGATACCTTCCCACTGA
- a CDS encoding rhomboid family intramembrane serine protease, protein MQPSDSHIAGQDLHCHWVEIPPWRIRGTLTPLKNGQAGLWQLVLEARGFPCHLEPGEGGWRIMVPSEQLDACCLELSRFEEENRDWPPQTPQVPPLMENTLTTFSVLLLVAIFHNLIRLDLPLPGLQADWMALGSARAALIRQGEWWRAVTALTLHADWLHLAGNLAIGGMFITFLSRELGSGLSWSLLVVAGAFGNLANAWLQPPGHDSVGASTAVFAAVGILAALNLVRYRRLVQRRRLVPVAAALALLALLGTEGRNTDLGAHLFGFVAGIAWGYPAEWLLEKFGRPGRISNILLGLSSTAIMLTAWWLALSTAGTPG, encoded by the coding sequence ATGCAACCGTCCGACTCCCACATTGCAGGGCAGGATCTTCATTGTCATTGGGTCGAAATTCCGCCGTGGCGCATACGGGGGACGCTGACCCCTCTGAAGAACGGGCAGGCCGGGCTGTGGCAGCTGGTGCTCGAAGCGCGCGGTTTTCCCTGCCACCTGGAGCCGGGCGAGGGGGGCTGGCGCATCATGGTGCCATCGGAGCAGCTAGATGCTTGCTGTCTGGAACTCAGCCGCTTCGAGGAGGAGAACCGCGACTGGCCGCCCCAGACTCCGCAGGTCCCTCCGCTGATGGAGAATACCCTGACAACGTTCTCGGTGCTGCTACTGGTGGCCATCTTCCATAACCTGATCCGGCTGGACCTGCCGCTGCCGGGCCTGCAGGCCGACTGGATGGCCCTCGGAAGCGCCCGGGCAGCCCTGATCCGCCAGGGGGAGTGGTGGCGGGCAGTTACGGCACTGACCCTGCATGCCGACTGGCTGCACCTTGCCGGAAATCTGGCCATCGGCGGCATGTTCATAACCTTTCTCAGCCGCGAACTCGGCTCGGGCCTGTCCTGGAGCCTGCTGGTCGTTGCCGGGGCTTTCGGCAATCTGGCCAACGCCTGGCTGCAGCCGCCGGGCCACGATTCCGTGGGGGCTTCCACCGCAGTGTTTGCGGCGGTCGGCATCCTGGCCGCGCTCAATCTGGTGCGCTACCGCAGACTGGTGCAGCGCCGCAGGCTGGTGCCGGTGGCCGCGGCCCTGGCGCTCCTGGCGCTTTTGGGGACCGAGGGCAGGAACACCGACCTGGGGGCGCATCTGTTCGGTTTTGTGGCCGGAATCGCGTGGGGGTATCCGGCGGAATGGCTGCTTGAAAAATTCGGCCGGCCGGGCCGGATTTCGAATATTCTGCTGGGGTTGTCCAGTACCGCAATCATGTTGACGGCCTGGTGGCTTGCCCTGTCGACGGCAGGAACGCCGGGTTAG
- a CDS encoding Fur family transcriptional regulator → MPPTAESIEKRLAAFEQACRAAGLRLTHQRLEIYRQLALSRNHPTAEALYLELRKKIPTVSLDTVYRTLTTFASHGLINKVETIESQAHFEVTHEQHHHLICSRCKEIIDFEWRTVDDADLPEAVASWGRIDTRSVVVSGICRKCLP, encoded by the coding sequence ATGCCTCCAACAGCGGAAAGCATAGAAAAGCGTCTGGCCGCTTTCGAACAGGCCTGCAGAGCAGCAGGGCTACGGCTTACGCATCAACGGCTGGAGATATACCGGCAACTGGCCTTGTCGCGCAACCACCCTACGGCAGAAGCCCTCTACTTGGAATTGCGCAAGAAGATCCCCACCGTTTCACTGGATACCGTCTATCGTACCCTGACCACCTTTGCCAGCCATGGCCTGATCAACAAGGTCGAAACGATCGAGAGTCAGGCCCACTTCGAAGTAACGCACGAGCAGCATCATCATCTGATCTGCAGCAGATGCAAAGAGATTATTGATTTTGAATGGCGCACTGTCGACGATGCCGACCTGCCGGAAGCAGTCGCTTCCTGGGGACGCATCGATACCAGAAGCGTCGTAGTCTCCGGCATCTGCCGCAAGTGCCTGCCGTAG
- a CDS encoding catalase, with translation MAKDKLTTNAGAPVVDNQNIMTAGPRGPVLLQDVWFLEKLAHFDREVIPERRMHAKGSGAYGTFTVTHDITRYTKAKIFSQVGKKTELFTRFSTVAGERGAADAERDIRGFATKFYTEEGNWDLVGNNTPVFFLRDPLKFPDLNHAVKRDPRSNLRSARNNWDFWTSLPEALHQVTIVMSDRGTPATYRHMHGFGSHTFSFINAQNERHWVKFHLRTQQGIKNLSDEEAAALVGGDRESHQRDLLESIDRGEFPRWTMYIQVMPEKEAATCPYNPFDLTKVWFHKDYPLIEVGVLELNRNPENYFAEVEQSAFNPANVVPGIGFSPDKMLQGRLFSYGDAQRYRLGVNHHLIPVNAARCPFHSYHRDGAMRVDGNHGATLGYEPNSYGEWQQQPDFAEPPLSLEGAADHWNHREDDDYYSQPGALFRLLTADKKALLFANTARAIGGAPKEIQIRHISNCMKADPAYGRGVAEALRIPLEEVPA, from the coding sequence ATGGCAAAAGATAAACTCACCACCAATGCAGGCGCTCCAGTCGTTGACAACCAGAACATCATGACCGCCGGACCGCGGGGGCCGGTGCTCCTTCAGGACGTCTGGTTCCTGGAAAAACTGGCCCACTTCGACCGTGAAGTGATTCCCGAACGGCGCATGCACGCCAAGGGTTCCGGAGCCTACGGCACCTTCACCGTCACCCACGACATCACCCGCTACACCAAAGCCAAGATCTTTTCCCAGGTGGGCAAAAAGACCGAACTGTTCACCCGTTTTTCAACGGTGGCCGGTGAACGCGGGGCAGCCGATGCCGAGCGGGACATCCGCGGCTTTGCCACGAAGTTTTACACCGAAGAGGGCAACTGGGACCTGGTGGGCAACAACACCCCGGTTTTCTTTCTGCGCGATCCGCTCAAGTTTCCGGACCTCAACCACGCCGTCAAGCGCGACCCTCGCAGCAACCTGCGCAGTGCCCGCAACAACTGGGACTTCTGGACATCGCTGCCCGAAGCACTGCACCAGGTCACCATCGTGATGAGCGACCGCGGCACTCCCGCCACCTACCGCCACATGCACGGCTTCGGCAGCCATACCTTCAGTTTCATCAATGCCCAGAATGAACGGCACTGGGTAAAATTCCACCTGCGTACCCAGCAGGGCATCAAGAATCTGAGCGACGAAGAGGCTGCAGCCCTGGTGGGCGGGGACCGGGAAAGCCATCAGCGGGACCTGCTGGAAAGCATCGATCGCGGCGAATTCCCCCGCTGGACGATGTATATCCAGGTCATGCCCGAAAAAGAGGCAGCCACCTGCCCCTACAACCCCTTTGACCTCACCAAGGTCTGGTTCCACAAGGACTATCCGCTGATCGAGGTGGGGGTACTGGAATTGAACCGCAATCCGGAAAACTATTTTGCCGAAGTGGAACAGTCGGCCTTCAATCCGGCCAACGTGGTGCCGGGCATCGGCTTTTCTCCCGACAAGATGCTGCAGGGACGGCTGTTCTCCTATGGCGATGCACAGCGCTACCGCCTGGGGGTCAATCACCATCTGATTCCGGTCAATGCCGCCCGCTGTCCTTTCCACAGCTACCACCGCGACGGCGCCATGCGCGTAGACGGCAACCACGGTGCCACCCTCGGCTATGAGCCGAACAGCTACGGCGAATGGCAGCAGCAGCCGGACTTCGCCGAACCGCCCTTGAGCCTGGAGGGAGCTGCCGACCACTGGAACCATCGCGAGGATGACGACTACTACTCCCAGCCCGGTGCCCTGTTCCGCCTGCTCACCGCGGACAAGAAGGCGCTCTTGTTTGCCAATACCGCCCGGGCAATCGGCGGAGCACCCAAGGAAATACAGATCCGCCATATCTCAAACTGTATGAAGGCCGATCCCGCCTATGGCCGCGGTGTTGCCGAGGCCCTCAGGATACCGCTCGAAGAAGTGCCTGCGTAA
- a CDS encoding rubrerythrin family protein, translating into MATKENLADAFAGESQANRKYLAFAKQAEVEGYPQIARLFRAAAHAETIHAHAHLRAMGGIKKTAENLVAAIEGEGFEFQQMYPPYLKQAQEEGDKLAEISFSNALAVEEVHHDLYSKAQHSLQAGGDLPARAIYVCEVCGNTVYDHAPDRCEVCGVPKERFSEIA; encoded by the coding sequence ATGGCAACAAAAGAGAATCTGGCCGATGCATTTGCCGGAGAAAGTCAGGCCAACCGCAAGTACCTGGCCTTTGCCAAACAGGCCGAGGTAGAGGGCTACCCCCAGATCGCCCGGCTGTTCCGGGCGGCTGCCCACGCCGAGACCATCCACGCCCACGCCCATCTGAGGGCAATGGGCGGCATCAAGAAGACCGCCGAAAACCTGGTGGCCGCCATTGAGGGCGAAGGTTTCGAATTCCAGCAGATGTACCCCCCCTATCTCAAGCAGGCCCAGGAGGAAGGGGACAAACTGGCCGAGATATCCTTCAGTAATGCCCTGGCAGTGGAAGAGGTCCATCACGACCTCTACAGCAAGGCGCAGCACTCCCTTCAGGCCGGAGGCGATCTGCCGGCCCGCGCCATCTATGTCTGTGAGGTATGCGGCAATACCGTCTACGACCACGCCCCTGACCGGTGCGAAGTCTGCGGCGTACCCAAGGAGCGCTTCAGCGAAATAGCCTGA
- a CDS encoding methyltransferase domain-containing protein, with product MKLALQSLLICPSCLPKELPLTATIDWEIDGDIISGLLTCKKCNRRYPIRDGVAYLLADPDGMPSAGQRRYEEADMTARYLWSHYGDLLDIPDFGDANVHWAELLGTISGHAFDAGCSVGRITFEMASRCELAVGCDLSHGFIKTARKLAQEQSLTFSLPLEGNLKESFRISLPDSWCTDKVEFIVADALRIPFAANTFSHISSMNLLDRVSYPLAHLYEMNRIVRDKEASFLFADPFSWSPSSTPEEAWLGGVSTGPYQGRGVDNVRALLEGKGNVLTPRGRLPAQAQWRGR from the coding sequence ATGAAACTTGCATTGCAATCATTGCTCATCTGCCCATCATGCCTTCCCAAGGAACTCCCTCTGACAGCAACCATCGACTGGGAAATCGACGGCGACATCATTTCGGGTTTGCTGACCTGCAAGAAGTGTAACCGCCGATATCCGATCCGGGATGGCGTCGCCTATCTGCTTGCCGATCCGGATGGAATGCCTTCAGCGGGTCAAAGACGCTATGAAGAAGCAGACATGACTGCACGCTACCTGTGGAGCCATTACGGAGATCTGCTCGATATTCCCGATTTCGGTGATGCCAATGTCCATTGGGCGGAACTTCTCGGCACTATTAGCGGTCATGCCTTTGATGCCGGGTGCTCGGTCGGCAGGATCACGTTTGAAATGGCTTCGCGGTGTGAGCTTGCAGTGGGGTGCGATCTTTCGCACGGATTTATCAAAACGGCACGAAAACTGGCACAAGAGCAGAGCCTGACCTTTTCGCTGCCCCTCGAAGGCAATCTGAAGGAGAGCTTCAGGATTTCTCTGCCCGATTCCTGGTGCACCGACAAGGTCGAATTCATCGTGGCAGACGCACTGCGAATACCGTTTGCCGCCAACACCTTCAGCCACATATCCTCGATGAATCTGCTGGATCGCGTCAGTTACCCGCTTGCCCATCTGTACGAGATGAACCGGATAGTCCGGGACAAGGAAGCATCGTTCCTGTTTGCCGACCCGTTTTCCTGGTCGCCATCTTCGACTCCTGAAGAGGCATGGCTGGGAGGGGTATCAACCGGACCGTATCAGGGAAGGGGTGTCGATAATGTACGGGCGCTGCTGGAGGGCAAAGGAAATGTATTGACGCCCCGTGGCAGATTACCCGCGCAGGCTCAGTGGCGTGGCAGATGA
- the nifK gene encoding nitrogenase molybdenum-iron protein subunit beta, with product MANNLGIAVKPVTDTPVEEIERVANWINTEEYKELNFKREALVVMPPHACQPLGAELVAHAFEGSLPFVHGSQGCASYYRSTLNRHFREPAPAVSDAMTEDGAVFGGQNNLHEGLENAIALYKPKMVPIFTSCMPEIIGDDLTAFLKNARNKGIVPADMPTPYANTPSFNGSHIHGYDAMLLSILQSLTEGKKVEGRCTGKINLIPGFDANTGNFREYKRIFEAFGVPYVILGDISEVFDSPLDGTYRTYPGGTKLDDAGDSINGKITINLGPFSATKTYAWVKENYSGKHASLPMPLGIAKTDAFLMKIAELTGKPVPESLKADRGRAVDAITDSHQYIHGKKFALYGDPDQLIGYVSFLLEMGAVPYHVLCSKGSKRVEKELRALLDSSPFGKQGTIYMGKDLWHLRSLLMTDPVDAIIGDTHGKFIARDAKIPLFRFGFPVFDRVNKHRYPIIGYQGMINMVTEICNKFIDITDETCDDRHFEMMR from the coding sequence ATGGCTAACAACCTTGGCATTGCAGTCAAACCGGTTACCGACACCCCCGTGGAGGAGATCGAGCGGGTCGCGAACTGGATCAATACCGAAGAATACAAGGAACTCAACTTCAAGCGCGAGGCCCTGGTGGTCATGCCCCCCCACGCCTGTCAGCCCCTGGGGGCCGAGCTGGTGGCCCATGCCTTCGAAGGGTCGCTGCCGTTCGTTCACGGCTCCCAAGGATGCGCCTCCTATTACCGTTCCACCCTGAACCGCCATTTCCGCGAACCGGCGCCGGCCGTATCCGACGCCATGACCGAGGACGGCGCGGTGTTCGGGGGGCAGAACAACCTGCACGAAGGTCTGGAGAACGCCATTGCACTGTACAAGCCGAAAATGGTCCCGATCTTCACCTCCTGCATGCCGGAGATCATCGGCGACGACCTGACCGCCTTCCTGAAGAACGCCCGCAACAAGGGGATCGTACCGGCGGACATGCCGACCCCCTATGCCAACACTCCCAGCTTCAACGGGTCGCACATCCACGGCTACGATGCCATGCTCCTTTCCATCCTCCAGTCCCTCACCGAAGGGAAGAAGGTAGAAGGACGCTGTACCGGCAAGATCAATCTGATCCCCGGTTTCGACGCCAATACCGGCAACTTCCGGGAATACAAGCGCATCTTCGAGGCCTTCGGCGTGCCCTACGTCATCCTGGGGGATATCTCCGAGGTGTTCGACTCCCCCCTGGACGGCACCTATCGCACCTATCCCGGCGGCACCAAGCTGGACGACGCCGGCGACTCCATCAATGGCAAGATCACCATCAACCTTGGCCCCTTCTCGGCCACCAAGACCTACGCCTGGGTCAAGGAGAATTACTCCGGCAAGCACGCCAGCCTGCCGATGCCGCTGGGTATCGCCAAAACCGACGCCTTCCTGATGAAGATCGCCGAACTGACCGGCAAGCCGGTGCCCGAATCCCTCAAGGCCGATCGCGGCCGTGCCGTGGACGCCATCACCGATTCACACCAGTATATCCACGGCAAGAAGTTTGCCCTCTACGGCGACCCGGACCAGTTGATCGGCTATGTCTCCTTCCTGCTGGAGATGGGGGCGGTCCCCTATCACGTCCTCTGCAGCAAAGGAAGCAAGCGGGTGGAGAAGGAACTGCGGGCCCTGCTGGACTCTTCACCGTTCGGCAAACAGGGTACGATCTATATGGGCAAGGACCTGTGGCACCTGCGCAGCCTGCTGATGACCGATCCGGTGGACGCCATCATCGGCGACACCCACGGCAAGTTCATCGCCCGGGACGCCAAGATCCCGCTGTTCCGCTTCGGCTTCCCGGTCTTCGACCGGGTCAACAAGCACCGCTATCCGATCATCGGCTACCAGGGGATGATCAACATGGTCACCGAGATCTGCAACAAGTTCATCGATATCACCGACGAGACCTGCGATGATCGTCACTTCGAGATGATGCGCTAA